GACTGCGCTCTACATAAGCTCCCGCAATAGCATTCAATGCGCTAAAAGTACTTACCCCATATTGTAAAGATACAGCCCCTAATCCTCGAGTACGTGCATAAGCATCTGCAGCATAAGAAGCGTCCAATTCGTTGGAAGTTCCAATAGTTTTAATTCCATCAAAATTTTCTAAGGCCTGTGTAAAATGCTTTACATAATCACCCGGAATTTGAAAAATTTCGGTGACATTTAATTGCTTGAGTCGAGTAAGCAGATAATCTGCAACTGTAAATTCTTTTGTAGATTTCATTTTTTTGATATTCTAAATTAGGAGTTATATTTGTCTTTCTATTATAGACTCCTTGGTTCTTACTCTTTTGAAGATATCTAAATTTTAAATTTTTATACGTACCTGTAGACTACCAATGTTATCGGCTAATCCAACTCCGTATTCCCCATTTAAATCATCGTTGATACATAATTTTAATACCCCACTTTGTCCTGTAGGAGTTGCAACAGGTCCGTTTCCAATTAAGAATGGAGCATTAGTTCCAACTTGTCCTATAAGCGCACCCATATTTACATTTTGAATAGGATAACCAGATTGCGTTACAATAATACCAGTACATCCATTTGCTCCATACAGATTACCATTATTTGTATCTGGGTCTGCAGTCCACTGCCCTGAATTGTAACTTACTGTTATTGATTTTCCAGGTTGTACAGTAATCCCTGTGTCTTGCCAAGGTTGATTTGCATTAACCTGAGCAAACGTTTCAACCAGTTGCAAGGTGTTGGCATCAATATGTAAAAACTGAGTTGGCATACCATTAATCAAAAACTGTAAAACAATATTTTGAATGTATTGTAACTGAACAGTACCATTACTCAAAGTTTCAACATACCAAGTTGTGTTCATTGATAGTACTTTCCCGAAAGAATTTTCAAAATTTATGTTACTTACAGCTCCACCCTCATTAGTAGTACTAACCGTAATACTTGAATAACTCTCGACAGTAATCCCTTTACTATTCAAAGCATCCAATTGCTGAGTCAAAACTGTTGATGGGTCAATAATAGTAGGATCTGTAAACGGTAATTTAGTTCTATCAGCAGTTGGGAAAACTGGATTTCCTGTTCCAGTAGCAACTGGTCCTCCAGTCATCAAAACTGAAACACCATGGGGCACTGAAATTTGTTTGTTGTACTGAGTCATCGGATTTTGTACAGGAATTGGATTTGTGACTGGCACAGTACCCGGGCCATAAGGACCTTCCACTTGATTTTGTATAACATGATAAAGCCAAGTACCATTTTCGGCATGAATCAAGGTGTTTTGAATGGGCTGTGCTCCGCTAGGATCGGCATTGTCTGCTATGTAAACTCTTTGTTCATAAAATAATACTGAGCTTGCCTGTGTAAATTTCCCTTCTCTATTTGGTGCTCCACCAGCTATAGCCGAAAATGAAATTTCTTCGAAATAAGGAAAATTTTTAGTAATATAACCATTTGTAGCATCTGCCTGAGGCAAAGGCATAACATTGTAACCTGAAGCATCTGCACCCGTAGGACTGTTCCATGTACCAATAAAATTATTTAAAAGTCCGAGATTAGAAGTACCAATAACTGGTGGCTGATTTGTTGCTGATACAAGTGGCGTTGTAATGTCTGGAATTACTGCAGCTGTTGTTGCTGCTTGTTGTGCTAGATAAGGACATGTAGGTTGGTCTAAGTTGATTGGATTTGCCATTTTTTTTTATATTTTATTATTTACTATTCGTAAGATTCTTGAGGTTACACTCTCATTTATAAAAGTGGTTTTTGAATTCCACTTTTACTTTATGCTTCTTATTACTATAGTATAACACGTAAAATTTTATAGCTACTATAAAACAATTAGCTTGGTCTTTCGAATTATTAATTAAAAACATATTTTAAAAATAAATCTAGTTCGAATTTTATTTCTATATAAACTTACGATGACACTACAATTTAAATTAAAAAAAAGGTATCAATAGCAAATTTTCATCTATAAGAAACCGAAATAACTGTACAAGATCATTTTTACATTTTAGAACATATCCTTTTATATAAACACTTAAATTCTTTTTAGAATCTACTTTAAACAGCAATCCATTTATTGTTTATCAAGCATTTTTAAAATCATCAAATAGCAACGAAATGGCATACATTAGAATAGTATAATTACTCTACTCCTTTGAAATATACTTATCGCGCATAATTCATTATTAAAAAATTTAAATGCAAGATTAGAATAGGCTATCAATGAAAAGTAAAATAGTTTTGAAGTTTTAAATACTAAAAGTAGATCTCAAGTCTAACCGAAATTATAGTTCTATAGACTCACAGGGAATTTTAAATATTTTGAATTAACTCTTACTCACATCCAATACAAGTGTCTTATTATCAGTAAATCATGTAATTAATACAGATAAAGATATAACACACTATTTTAGATTAATTCGAATATTTGTAATAGATATAATTAACTGATTTAATAGAATACAATATGAAAAAACTAAGCTTTTATTTAATGATGATGGTGTTATCATTAAGTATTTTTCCATCCACAATTATTGCATCGGAGAAAAACACAATTGAAGTTACTGTTAAAAGCAATGAAATGCCAGCAGAAGTAAAAAGTATGCTTAATCGTCTGGAGGAAATAAAAGAAATGGATAAATCTAATATGAGCCGCTCAGAAAAAAAAGAGTTACGCAAAGAAGTTAAAACTATTAAAGCAAATCTAAAAGCTACAAGTAACGGTGTATATCTCTCTGTTGGAGCTATCATTATTATTATATTATTGTTGATTCTTCTTTTGTGATTATAACAGATAAATTCATCAAATCATAAAATCAGCTATTTCATAATAATCACAAAACATAAACTCATTAAACATGAAAATGACTAGTTCTAAATAATCTATACAAATTATTTAGAACTAGTCATTTTTATTCTATTATTCCAGTTAAACAATTTTACGCCAACTAAATCACTCCCTGCATAATACAGTCTTTAACTAGTTGAGCCGTATTTTTACAGGCTGATTTACTTAAAATATTTTTACGGTGTTTTTTTACAGTTAAATCACTAATAAAAAGTTTTTCGGCAATTTCTATACTACTCAAACCATCGGCAATATTCTTAATAATATCTATTTCTCGTTTGGAAAATTCAACGCAATTTTTAATATCACTATCAACATTTAAGTTCATATAAGACGGCTCACCATCTAAACCAATAAGCGAAAATTGATACGTATTATGTTTGGCCAAATGATCAATACGGGTGTGAATGTTAAGTGATTTTCCGTAGCCTCCATTCTCATCCATAGTAAGCATTAAAGCTTGATGATTGCATAAAATATATTCTCCATTTTTAAGTCTTCCCCTTAAATTATAACTTATCTTATATTTCAGAAGTTTTTCGCGATCAATATTATTACAAAAAAAATTAGCAACTGCCCCTTCTGCTTTCGTTACAAACTCGATATCATCGGGATGTATAGTTCCTAGAATATCATTAAAAGAAACATTTTCGGGACCAAACTCATGAAAATCTGTAATAGAGGAACTAACATGAGAAACAGACATATCAAAAAAATCTATTACATAATAATAAAATGGTCCTGTACTGATGATTGAATTGGTAAGATCATCAAAAGTTATTTTAGGCAAAACCGTATTCTGATTTGATTTATTTTGAGAATCTAACCAAATATCGTGAAGTTTTTGTATTTCTACTTTCATAAATTATTAAAATTGGTTGATACATAAATAACCTGAAAAATAGTGAATTTAAAACGATTTATTTCTTATTTATACTTTTCAAAAATACATTATTTTAACAAAAAAATAACAAAAATGATCCGCAATTATCTTTACTGTAGATTAAATTATCAATTTAGATTTTACTTTAAAATGAATTTTATTAAAACGATCATAGTTATCTTAAAACGATTTAATCCAACAAAAAAATCCTTAAACAAAAAAAGACTGTTCTATCAAACAGTCTTTACATAATATATTAGTCAAATAATTTAAACCATGAATAAAGTAAACTTGTTATGGTTGTATAAAACCAAATCATAAGGAACTAATTTTGGAGCTATCTTTTCTGAAGAAACATTAAACTTAATATTGTTGTGTTTTCTGAATAAGTAAATCTCCTTTAAACAATTCGACAAACTTTGATGAATTAAACTTGTAAAAATGGGCAAGGGCTTATCACCAACCAATAAATCAATTTGGTAATTCGAACTACTTTTCGATAGATTATTTCCAATAATTCGTATAGTAAATTTTGTTGGAATTCCGTTTTGCTCTCCTTGATACTGTACTACCATAACTATATAATATTAAAATGAGGTTAAATTAAATTTTCTTCTCTCAACTTTCACAATCAGTTGAATTCTTATTAAAATTAGAAAAAAAAAAGAAACTAGTATAATAATAGTCTATAAATTATCAAATTTATAACATAAGCTATTAATCCAATTTATTCGCTTTACATTAAAATACTAAAACGTTCTTTATCAACAAATAATAAAAAACGAAAAACCCTGTAATGTATGAATTTACAGGGTATTCTAACTAAATGTATTAAAACAAACAACGTTCTTAATCTCTCTACTCTTTCAGAATATCATTTATCCTTTAATCACTGGTAAAGAAACTACATTTCCTATTTCATTTCTCATGGTCATATTCAACTTATCTAATAAAGATAATTTATTTGAAACCAAACCAGAAAACAAATTATAAGATATATTCAATTTTTTTAAATGGGCTAATTTTTCCAACTCTAATGGCACTTGACCTTTAAAATCATTATCAAAAAGATTTAAGTTTTCTAGCAAAATTAGATTTCCAACAGAAGGACTCAACTTTCCTGTAAACCTATTACTGTATAACGAAAGGGTTTTTAATGATTTTAACTCGTAGATAGAAAGAGGTAATGATCCTTGAAAAGAGTTCTCATATAACGACAGACTCTCAAGCATAGACAGTTTCCCTATTTGCAAAGGCAACTCACCTGATAAAATATTACGATCAAGCACTAACACTTGTAAATTAGGAAGTGTACAAATCGAAACAGGAATAAAACCTGTTAATTTATTAAACGAAAGATCTAAAATTTGCAAAGCTTTCAAGTTCCCTATATTAAGAGGAATTTCTCCATTCAATAAATTGGTACCTAAATTTAATTCTTGCAAATTCAGTAAAGTAGTAATTTCAACAGGTATACGTCCTGTCAAATTATTATTTTTTAAATTTATAGAAACTACTTTATCATCCACCACTTTTACTCCATACCATTTATTCATTGGCAAAGAAAGATCCCATTTATTAATCCATTTATCCCCATTAGTGGTTTGGTTTAATTTTATCAAGACTTCCTTTTCTGCCTTTGAGATAGTAGCAAAACTGGATAACGAAAAGAATACAGTAAAAATTAGTAGCGTAATTTTATTACTCATTTGCTTTGTTTAAAATTCTTCGTTTCAAAAATAATTAAAAACTTCGCTAACAAACAAAAAAAATCGATTAATTAACTAAAAAAAAATATTAATAGTAATATATCTTACAAAAAAAAGTGCAACTCTTCAAAATGAATTGTTGCACTTACAAAAAAAAATCAAGTAAAATAAACCTATGAACTAACCATTTTATTATAACAAACCAATTGGTTTTTAACTTAATACATTGAAACCAATTCATTCTATGAACAATTTCATGAACGCAATATTTTATTTTTTTCCTGCCTTTAATCGCCAAAGCGTTTCTATAAAAACATCCACGTCCTGAGTGGTATTATAAAATGCTAGAGACGGTCGAACCGAGGTCTCCACTCCCATTCTTCTCAAAATAGGCTGTGCACAATGATGCCCAGTTCTCACAGCAATTCCTTCTTTATTTAATGCTTGACCAACCTCATCATTGGTAAAACCCTGTAAATTAAAAGAAAGAACACTTGCTTTATTAGCAGCCGTCCCGATTAATCGAACTCCAGGAATTTGTTTCAATAAGTTGGTAGCATATTCTAATAAATAATGCTCGTATTGCCCGATGGCTTCTATTCCGATTTTAGAAACATAATCAATCGCTGCGCCAAGGCCAATGGCATCAGCAATATTACCTGTACCTGCTTCAAAACGATTGGGTGCTTTGTGGTATTTTATCTCCTCAAAAGTCACATCCTGAATCATATTCCCTCCAGATTGGTAAGGCTCCATTTCATTTAACAAATCTTCTTTACCGTATACAACGCCAATTCCTGTAGGTCCAAATAATTTATGACCTGAAAAAACCAACCAATCAGCATTTAGATAACTAACGTCTACTTTC
The Flavobacterium sp. 5 DNA segment above includes these coding regions:
- a CDS encoding heme-binding protein, producing MANPINLDQPTCPYLAQQAATTAAVIPDITTPLVSATNQPPVIGTSNLGLLNNFIGTWNSPTGADASGYNVMPLPQADATNGYITKNFPYFEEISFSAIAGGAPNREGKFTQASSVLFYEQRVYIADNADPSGAQPIQNTLIHAENGTWLYHVIQNQVEGPYGPGTVPVTNPIPVQNPMTQYNKQISVPHGVSVLMTGGPVATGTGNPVFPTADRTKLPFTDPTIIDPSTVLTQQLDALNSKGITVESYSSITVSTTNEGGAVSNINFENSFGKVLSMNTTWYVETLSNGTVQLQYIQNIVLQFLINGMPTQFLHIDANTLQLVETFAQVNANQPWQDTGITVQPGKSITVSYNSGQWTADPDTNNGNLYGANGCTGIIVTQSGYPIQNVNMGALIGQVGTNAPFLIGNGPVATPTGQSGVLKLCINDDLNGEYGVGLADNIGSLQVRIKI
- a CDS encoding helix-turn-helix transcriptional regulator produces the protein MKVEIQKLHDIWLDSQNKSNQNTVLPKITFDDLTNSIISTGPFYYYVIDFFDMSVSHVSSSITDFHEFGPENVSFNDILGTIHPDDIEFVTKAEGAVANFFCNNIDREKLLKYKISYNLRGRLKNGEYILCNHQALMLTMDENGGYGKSLNIHTRIDHLAKHNTYQFSLIGLDGEPSYMNLNVDSDIKNCVEFSKREIDIIKNIADGLSSIEIAEKLFISDLTVKKHRKNILSKSACKNTAQLVKDCIMQGVI
- a CDS encoding Two component regulator three Y domain protein; translation: MSNKITLLIFTVFFSLSSFATISKAEKEVLIKLNQTTNGDKWINKWDLSLPMNKWYGVKVVDDKVVSINLKNNNLTGRIPVEITTLLNLQELNLGTNLLNGEIPLNIGNLKALQILDLSFNKLTGFIPVSICTLPNLQVLVLDRNILSGELPLQIGKLSMLESLSLYENSFQGSLPLSIYELKSLKTLSLYSNRFTGKLSPSVGNLILLENLNLFDNDFKGQVPLELEKLAHLKKLNISYNLFSGLVSNKLSLLDKLNMTMRNEIGNVVSLPVIKG